The DNA segment TAATGGGTACCACCCCATCACCCGCATGCCAGGTGAAGGACGTTGGTACCGTATCAATAAAACTATCATCCAGCGATTCAACAAAAAAATCACTTACAAAGGGAGCAATTGAACCACCACTGATCTGGAAACGGAAATTATTGGCCAGCAGGGGTGATACGCCTTCCACAAAAGGCTTTGATGCCAGCTCCTGCATATCGGCGGTGGTGAACAGGTTCTTGTCCAGTTGCCCCATCGTTTCATTCGTGATCGTCCTGGAGATAGAAATAAAATCATAACCATCTTTACGGGGCGTATTGCCGCCCAGCAACTGTTGTATATTAATATACATCTGGATTGAGCAGAGCAACAGCAACACGCCAATGCCCAGTCCGGCATACGAAAACCAGCGGGAGGCGGTGTTGGTGCCTGTTTGTAACAGCGGCTTTACAGGTTGGAAGGATACTGCCACAGGGTATAATATTTTACAGGTTGCTTATAAATGGTACAATCTTGTCCACGGGAAAAAATCAATACGTTCCAGGTCGGCAAACAGAATCCCGGCATTGCGGGCCTTTGCTTCTTCCAGCATCAGTTCCATGGCTCTTTTGGAATTATTGTCATCAAGATGGCTGAAAGGTTCATCCAGCAGCAGGAAATCAAATGGCTGCAATAAGGACCGTATAATAGCTATACGCTGCTGCTCACCATAAGAGCAGATGCGGCTCTTTATAGACAGCTTATTGCCAATGCCCAGCCGCTCTGCCATTTCGGTGATCTTCTCTGGCGGATGGTAAGGATTCAGTTGCCGTTTCAGTTCCAGGTTCTCCCGCACTGTCTGTTCCGGGAACAGGCGCAGGTCCTGGAATACAATGCTGATATGGTCTTTCCTGTACCGGGCGAAATCTTCTGCCGAAAAGGTGCGGAGGTTGGCATCACCATACAGGAAGTTGCCATTATAGTCTTTGCGCAGGCCATAGAGGAAATGGGTAAGCGACGACTTGCCGCTGCCCGATGGCGCTACGATCTTAATATATTCTCCTTTATTAAATACCAGTTGCTTTCCCCATACTTCAGATTGCTGACGCCGGCTCTCCTCAAAATAAACTGGTAGTACATCCTGAAACGTGATAGTCATAACAGTTCAAAAATAGTCATCTGAAATAAAATGCCGGATAGCCTGCATGG comes from the Paraflavitalea devenefica genome and includes:
- a CDS encoding ATP-binding cassette domain-containing protein, whose translation is MTITFQDVLPVYFEESRRQQSEVWGKQLVFNKGEYIKIVAPSGSGKSSLTHFLYGLRKDYNGNFLYGDANLRTFSAEDFARYRKDHISIVFQDLRLFPEQTVRENLELKRQLNPYHPPEKITEMAERLGIGNKLSIKSRICSYGEQQRIAIIRSLLQPFDFLLLDEPFSHLDDNNSKRAMELMLEEAKARNAGILFADLERIDFFPWTRLYHL